One genomic window of Cricetulus griseus strain 17A/GY chromosome 3, alternate assembly CriGri-PICRH-1.0, whole genome shotgun sequence includes the following:
- the Vim gene encoding vimentin, producing MSTRSVSSSSYRRMFGGPGTSSRPSSNRSYVTTSTRTYSLGSALRPSTSRSLYSSSPGGAYVTRSSAVRLRSSMPGVRLLQDSVDFSLADAINTEFKNTRTNEKVELQELNDRFANYIDKVRFLEQQNKILLAELEQLKGQGKSRLGDLYEEEMRELRRQVDQLTNDKARVEVERDNLAEDIMRLREKLQEEMLQREEAESTLQSFRQDVDNASLARLDLERKVESLQEEIAFLKKLHDEEIQELQAQIQEQHVQIDVDVSKPDLTAALRDVRQQYESVAAKNLQEAEEWYKSKFADLSEAANRNNDALRQAKQESNEYRRQVQSLTCEVDALKGTNESLERQMREMEENFALEAANYQDTIGRLQDEIQNMKEEMARHLREYQDLLNVKMALDIEIATYRKLLEGEESRISLPLPNFSSLNLRETNLESLPLVDTHSKRTLLIKTVETRDGQVINETSQHHDDLE from the exons ATGTCCACCAGGTCCGTGTCCTCGTCCTCTTACCGCAGGATGTTCGGTGGTCCCGGCACCTCGAGCCGGCCGAGCTCCAATCGGAGCTATGTGACCACGTCCACCCGCACCTACAGCCTGGGCAGCGCGCTGCGCCCCAGCACCAGTCGCAGCCTCTATTCCTCATCCCCTGGTGGCGCCTATGTGACCCGATCCTCTGCGGTGCGCCTGCGGAGCAGCATGCCGGGCGTGCGGCTGCTGCAGGATTCGGTGGACTTCTCGCTGGCGGACGCCATTAACACCGAGTTCAAGAACACCCGCACCAACGAAAAGGTAGAACTGCAGGAGCTGAATGACCGCTTCGCCAACTACATCGACAAGGTGCGCTTTCTGGAGCAGCAGAACAAAATCCTGCTAGCCGAGCTCGAGCAGCTCAAGGGCCAGGGCAAGTCGCGCCTGGGCGACCTCTATGAGGAGGAGATGCGGGAGCTGCGCCGGCAGGTGGATCAGCTCACCAATGACAAGGCACGCGTCGAGGTGGAGCGTGACAATCTGGCAGAGGACATCATGCGGCTGCGAGAGAA ATTGCAGGAGGAGATGCTCCAGAGAGAGGAAGCCGAGAGCACCCTGCAGTCCTTCAGACAG GATGTTGACAATGCCTCTCTGGCACGTCTTGACCTTGAACGTAAAGTGGAATCCTTGCAAGAAGAGATTGCCTTTTTGAAGAAACTGCATGATGAA GAGATCCAGGAGCTACAGGCCCAGATTCAGGAGCAGCATGTCCAGATTGATGTGGATGTTTCTAAGCCTGACCTCACTGCTGCCCTGCGCGATGTCCGCCAGCAGTATGAAAGTGTGGCTGCCAAGAacctccaggaggcagaggaatggTACAAGTCCAAG TTTGCTGACCTCTCTGAGGCTGCCAACCGGAACAATGATGCTCTGCGCCAGGCAAAGCAGGAGTCAAATGAGTACCGGAGACAGGTGCAGTCACTTACCTGCGAAGTGGATGCACTTAAAGGAACT AATGAGTCCCTGGAACGCCAGATGCGTGAGATGGAAGAGAATTTTGCCCTTGAAGCTGCTAACTACCAGGACACTATTGGCCGCCTGCAGGATGAGATTCAGAACATGAAGGAAGAGATGGCTCGTCACCTTCGTGAATACCAAGACCTGCTCAATGTTAAGATGGCTCTTGACATTGAGATTGCCACCTACAGGAAGCTGCTGGAAGGCGAGGAGAGCAG GATTTCTCTGCCTCTTCCCAACTTTTCTTCACTGAACCTGAGAG AGACTAATCTGGAGTCACTCCCTCTGGTTGACACCCACTCAAAAAGAACACTCCTGATTAAGACGGTGGAAACCAGAGATGGACAG GTGATCAATGAAACCTCTCAGCATCACGATGACCTTGAATAA